The following are from one region of the Methanospirillum hungatei genome:
- a CDS encoding response regulator: MSSSIHSPLPQSQNIQFCNSEKKQKRRYRILLVDDDEDLLYINQMFIERYEGFEVNTVSTVKEALEKINSDSYDVIVSDYDMPELNGIDFYKILRLEENFTPFIIFSSKSREEISLCHQIPDSLIFIQKQTDLLRVCKELVSLIHLKIA, from the coding sequence ATGAGTAGTTCTATTCATTCCCCCTTACCTCAATCACAAAATATTCAATTTTGTAACTCTGAAAAAAAACAGAAACGCAGGTATCGTATTCTTTTAGTCGATGATGATGAAGATCTGCTATATATAAATCAGATGTTCATTGAGCGATATGAAGGATTCGAGGTTAATACTGTTTCAACAGTAAAAGAGGCATTAGAAAAAATAAACTCAGATTCATATGACGTAATAGTATCAGACTATGATATGCCTGAATTAAACGGCATCGATTTTTATAAAATTTTACGATTAGAAGAAAATTTCACCCCATTTATTATTTTCTCAAGTAAAAGTCGGGAAGAAATTTCTCTTTGTCATCAAATACCAGATTCGCTTATATTCATTCAGAAACAAACAGATTTATTACGGGTTTGTAAAGAACTCGTCTCTCTTATCCATCTGAAAATAGCGTAA
- a CDS encoding PAS domain-containing protein, producing MNEDRLDELKPVYLAFNGYDTFKDGVLITNPDLSILYCNPSFKTLFSLSNHDEFFNGDEMLRFFVDRDLQHEDILYVLNLVRSNPEWTGSHTIPVREGGSLLLYSTPFPEPDSGLMGRIWIFKHSSQASLPDNLLVQPDSLFRTIFDLIPEGIAISDLTTGRFYEVNEHFSKWWGFSREEVIGKTAIDLDFWVDINQRNDVIDRLRQYGYFHLIPVKMRGKDKKIKDILFSGRTITIDDKPYMISIPVDVTNLRQYEEKILSLASFIELNPNPVLEIDVFGNIIMNNEAAGSTLFNLTGNYDLSQYLPEQLDEILDAIDNEVEKSFVLEIAIQDRIFLEYVYVTNQSHTARIYLTDITDRKKN from the coding sequence ATGAACGAAGATAGGTTAGATGAATTGAAACCTGTATATCTTGCATTCAATGGTTATGATACCTTCAAAGACGGGGTTTTGATTACAAACCCTGATTTATCAATACTCTACTGCAATCCATCGTTTAAGACTCTCTTTTCATTATCAAATCATGATGAATTTTTTAATGGTGATGAGATGCTTCGCTTTTTTGTTGACCGGGATCTGCAACATGAAGATATATTATATGTTCTGAACCTGGTTAGATCCAATCCTGAATGGACTGGTTCACATACTATCCCAGTCCGGGAAGGGGGTTCTTTACTCCTCTATTCAACACCGTTTCCGGAACCTGATTCTGGTTTGATGGGCAGAATATGGATATTTAAACATTCATCACAAGCTTCGTTACCTGATAATCTGCTTGTTCAACCGGATTCGTTATTCAGAACGATATTTGATCTTATCCCCGAGGGAATAGCGATATCTGACCTTACAACCGGCAGATTTTATGAAGTGAATGAACATTTTTCAAAATGGTGGGGATTTTCCCGGGAAGAAGTCATAGGAAAAACCGCAATTGACCTGGACTTCTGGGTAGATATCAACCAGAGAAATGATGTTATCGACAGGTTACGGCAATATGGTTATTTTCATCTCATACCTGTAAAGATGAGGGGAAAAGATAAAAAAATAAAAGATATTCTCTTTTCTGGAAGAACCATTACCATTGATGACAAGCCGTACATGATCTCAATTCCTGTTGATGTAACAAATTTGAGGCAATACGAAGAAAAAATACTCTCATTAGCTTCCTTCATTGAATTAAATCCGAATCCTGTCTTAGAAATTGATGTTTTTGGAAACATCATAATGAATAACGAAGCCGCCGGAAGTACCTTATTCAATCTGACAGGGAATTATGATCTCTCTCAGTATTTACCAGAGCAACTGGACGAAATTTTGGATGCCATTGATAACGAGGTTGAAAAGTCATTTGTTCTTGAGATTGCGATTCAGGATCGGATCTTTCTGGAGTATGTATATGTAACAAATCAATCTCATACGGCACGTATCTATCTCACTGATATCACCGATAGAAAAAAAAATTGA
- a CDS encoding PAS domain-containing protein, with product MSLSRLNSYINSNGIFIECSKTALTLFQIDTPDQIIGKNPEIISPPFQRNGKNSNEEIKKWILFASQKGSVSFYWDHKRLNGEIFPAKVTLSTSIYEGETCILATVVDNTGNVLLEETEALINGNPYALIVLNPDLTIADVNPAFSNISGYVRQEWISKNLSDFTILKREGPAVDEAMKDKKTVSGKIIVQFPTGIRHMEYSYIPVFDANGELIKVYDIFADQTDIIEKLHESETLISENPTSIITTDMKGNFLQFNKAFLELTMMSGELLRTMNLGDFKLLSREGATFSDALTSKNPEKGTMVVDFGDRIKVLEYTYLPVLDVNNTIQKVLCIYNDLTDLKIYIEENKTFVSENPYAIFTLNLDLQITDANPAFSKLSGYPTEQLLKMRLQDFNVIQREGPSVSDAIKSGKLEGGSMVVQFPIGIRHVDYFYIPIKDPRGNIHKIIEIFLDRTNLVEQLHESDTLISENPTSIITTDLKGNFLQFNKAFMNLTMIPEERLRTMNLADFKLISREGAMFSDVLSSKSPENGSMVVDFGDRIKVLEYTYLPVLDVNNTIQKVLCIYNDLTDLKTFIEENKSFVSENPYAIFTLNLDLQITDVNPAFSKLSGYSTEQLLKMKIQDFTVIKKEGPSAVDAINSGKLEGGNMIVQFPAGIRHVDYFYIPIKDPRGKVHKLIEIFLDQTNLVEQLHESETLVHESPAGIITTDLNGKILSSNKAFQDIIQLSESKLTTMSLKEINVIEREGTTFNEVISSKKDGTGTITVDLGSFTKILNYTYIPILDVNNNVIKIVMMYIDITTIKKMVVYLEKSISNLYENISSLSHGNTSFTSTVLDADREITGAQEQFVKISQAVNIARDAIARLVRDSTHIADAALAGNLSFRVDQTVHEGDYRKVIEGMNQTQASIEMPVMEAMRIAKEYAGYNFSARFDKKLDIKGDWISFRGALDEIGDKVAEAISTINTQVKNLSLNADQANVNVGEIAQGAGQMAHSASQVSTNAEQGNSGVQQILKAMEDLTITVAEVSKKTEEVSEYSRNANDLAKEGASLAKKSEDGMQVITTSAEDMNRLIREIQQDMGQIGKIVRLISDIASQTNLLALNAAIEAARAGEAGRGFAVVAAEVKALATESRISAENIAEMITSLQKKTEDAGNSAETAAEAIKDGNVALSDTLKVFGKLAESVSGISMHVEQVAAMTEEQASGVEEVTASVNEISNLLEGNSKEAVDIAGIAEESAASIDELKSIIQQVNSGTDQVSKAVAHFVV from the coding sequence ATTAGCCTAAGCCGACTGAATAGTTACATAAATTCAAACGGGATCTTTATCGAGTGTAGTAAAACTGCTCTAACTCTCTTTCAAATTGATACCCCGGATCAGATAATTGGAAAAAATCCGGAGATTATTTCTCCTCCATTTCAAAGAAATGGAAAAAATAGCAACGAAGAAATAAAGAAATGGATCCTTTTCGCAAGTCAGAAAGGGAGTGTTTCATTTTACTGGGATCATAAACGGTTGAACGGCGAGATATTTCCAGCAAAAGTGACATTATCAACATCAATATATGAAGGAGAAACCTGCATACTTGCCACCGTTGTTGATAATACCGGAAATGTTTTACTAGAGGAAACCGAGGCATTGATAAATGGGAACCCCTATGCCCTCATAGTTCTCAATCCTGATTTGACCATCGCCGATGTCAATCCGGCATTTTCTAATATTTCCGGATATGTTCGTCAAGAATGGATCTCTAAAAATCTTTCCGATTTTACTATCCTCAAGCGGGAAGGACCAGCGGTTGATGAAGCTATGAAAGATAAAAAAACCGTTTCAGGGAAAATTATCGTCCAATTTCCAACCGGTATCCGGCATATGGAATATTCCTATATTCCGGTTTTTGATGCCAATGGAGAATTAATAAAGGTATATGATATTTTTGCAGATCAAACAGATATCATCGAAAAACTTCATGAATCGGAAACTCTGATTTCTGAAAATCCGACGAGTATTATCACGACTGATATGAAAGGCAATTTCCTCCAATTTAATAAAGCTTTTTTAGAACTTACCATGATGTCTGGGGAACTGTTGCGAACAATGAACCTTGGCGATTTTAAACTTTTATCACGGGAAGGAGCGACGTTTTCTGATGCCCTTACTTCAAAAAATCCGGAAAAAGGTACAATGGTGGTGGATTTTGGTGACCGGATCAAAGTTCTGGAATATACATACCTCCCAGTTCTGGATGTAAATAATACAATACAAAAGGTATTGTGCATATATAATGATTTAACTGATCTGAAAATATACATAGAAGAGAATAAAACTTTTGTATCAGAAAACCCATATGCAATTTTTACATTAAATCTTGATTTACAGATAACAGATGCAAATCCGGCATTTTCTAAATTAAGCGGGTATCCTACAGAACAACTTCTGAAAATGAGACTCCAGGATTTCAATGTCATCCAAAGAGAAGGGCCGAGTGTTTCTGATGCAATAAAATCCGGGAAACTCGAAGGAGGAAGTATGGTCGTACAGTTCCCAATTGGTATCAGACATGTAGATTATTTCTACATACCAATTAAGGATCCACGAGGAAATATTCACAAAATTATTGAAATTTTTTTGGATCGGACCAATCTTGTTGAACAATTGCATGAATCAGACACCCTTATTTCAGAAAATCCCACCAGTATCATTACCACCGATCTCAAAGGAAATTTCCTCCAATTCAATAAGGCATTTATGAATCTTACCATGATTCCAGAGGAAAGGTTACGGACGATGAACCTTGCCGATTTTAAACTCATATCCAGAGAGGGTGCAATGTTTTCGGATGTTCTTTCTTCGAAAAGCCCAGAAAATGGTTCGATGGTGGTAGATTTTGGTGACCGGATAAAAGTTCTGGAATATACCTACCTCCCGGTTCTGGATGTAAACAATACAATACAGAAGGTATTATGCATATATAATGATTTAACAGACCTGAAAACATTCATTGAAGAAAATAAATCGTTTGTTTCAGAAAATCCCTATGCCATATTTACTTTAAATCTGGATTTACAAATAACAGATGTGAATCCGGCATTTTCTAAATTAAGCGGGTATTCTACGGAACAACTTTTGAAAATGAAAATTCAGGATTTTACAGTTATAAAAAAAGAAGGACCGAGTGCAGTTGATGCCATAAATTCAGGTAAACTCGAGGGCGGGAATATGATCGTACAATTCCCAGCGGGTATCAGACATGTAGATTATTTCTACATACCGATTAAAGATCCACGAGGAAAAGTTCACAAGTTAATAGAGATATTTTTGGATCAGACCAATCTTGTTGAGCAGTTGCATGAATCAGAGACACTAGTACATGAAAGTCCTGCCGGAATAATTACTACAGACCTAAACGGAAAAATTCTCTCATCCAATAAGGCATTTCAGGATATCATTCAATTATCTGAGTCAAAATTGACTACGATGAGTCTTAAAGAAATAAATGTCATTGAACGGGAAGGGACAACATTTAATGAAGTCATTTCTTCAAAGAAAGATGGGACGGGCACTATAACCGTTGATCTCGGATCTTTTACAAAAATATTGAATTATACCTACATCCCCATCCTGGATGTCAATAACAATGTAATCAAAATTGTCATGATGTATATCGATATTACGACCATCAAAAAGATGGTTGTGTATCTTGAAAAATCTATCAGCAACCTGTATGAGAATATATCCTCTCTTTCTCATGGAAATACGAGTTTTACCTCGACTGTGCTTGATGCAGATCGTGAGATTACAGGAGCACAAGAACAATTTGTTAAAATTAGTCAGGCAGTAAATATTGCACGTGATGCAATAGCCCGCCTTGTCAGAGATTCAACTCATATTGCAGATGCAGCTCTTGCAGGTAATCTCTCATTCCGTGTAGATCAGACAGTTCACGAGGGAGATTATCGGAAAGTTATCGAAGGGATGAACCAGACCCAGGCATCAATAGAAATGCCAGTTATGGAAGCTATGCGAATTGCGAAAGAATATGCAGGATATAATTTTTCTGCCCGGTTTGATAAAAAACTGGATATCAAGGGAGACTGGATATCATTCAGAGGAGCACTTGACGAAATAGGAGATAAAGTAGCAGAAGCGATCTCAACAATAAACACTCAAGTCAAAAATCTTTCTTTAAATGCAGATCAGGCCAATGTCAACGTAGGTGAGATAGCACAGGGAGCAGGACAAATGGCACATAGTGCCAGTCAGGTTTCTACAAATGCAGAACAAGGGAATTCTGGTGTTCAGCAGATCCTCAAGGCAATGGAAGATTTGACTATTACCGTCGCTGAGGTTTCCAAAAAGACTGAAGAAGTATCAGAATATTCCCGGAATGCCAATGACCTTGCAAAAGAAGGAGCATCTCTTGCCAAGAAATCTGAAGATGGAATGCAGGTTATTACAACGAGTGCGGAGGATATGAACCGGTTAATTAGAGAAATTCAGCAGGATATGGGCCAGATTGGTAAAATTGTCCGCCTGATATCAGATATCGCGAGCCAGACTAACCTTCTTGCACTAAATGCTGCTATTGAAGCTGCAAGGGCTGGTGAAGCAGGACGGGGATTTGCAGTAGTTGCTGCAGAAGTAAAAGCCTTAGCAACTGAATCAAGAATATCCGCAGAAAATATTGCTGAAATGATTACTTCACTCCAGAAAAAAACCGAGGATGCAGGAAATTCTGCAGAGACTGCTGCGGAAGCAATAAAAGATGGTAATGTAGCATTGAGTGACACATTGAAAGTCTTTGGGAAACTAGCCGAATCGGTTAGTGGTATCTCCATGCATGTTGAGCAGGTTGCTGCGATGACTGAAGAACAGGCTTCCGGGGTAGAAGAGGTTACCGCGAGTGTAAATGAGATATCCAACCTTCTTGAAGGTAACTCTAAGGAGGCCGTGGATATTGCAGGAATTGCAGAAGAGTCAGCGGCATCTATTGACGAATTAAAATCAATAATACAGCAGGTGAATTCCGGAACTGATCAGGTATCAAAAGCGGTTGCACATTTTGTTGTATAA
- a CDS encoding transporter substrate-binding domain-containing protein, translating to MHRKYLHISILVIFTVSLLIIPIVADESNDEFQGLAWVTEEYPPYTFIDNGTPSGLMVDMVTAISRKAGYELPKQSNHFLPWNEAYQKALTKPGTVIFSIARTPERENLFSWVGPVVSSDIALYSSRDRNITLHDRKELANYTIGTITDDVTIDFLVDAGVRKDSIVTRSDPYELIHYLDDGTIDLFAYGNIAAEYHIKNATGNPGFYKISAKIGTFPIYIGFSAGTPENLVKKFQNAFETLNKTPDNGEISETERILSSWLLDENLKHLEYLTEGYYPYTFMEDGIPKGISIDILHEVFSRYGITIPSERFTFGTWEEVYQKTLTQNNTALCIIARSPEREDLFQWAGPIDKTSNVVFSRQDSADEFKNKTLEEMKIGAITDDIATIALINSGGKDIIYSTDPKELIKKLESGEIDGWAYASMPGYQLINKYASDPDSIVPVHSLQTYDYYIAFNKNTTPQVVQAFQDMLDIIRTEKDQTGVSTYDYIMYRYVDPVYSESSITPQDVTDLVNQTATDLARDAPGTIKNINAGLAPYRNAERPDLYVFMYDTAVNMVAHADNIRMVGANYHNKTDVAGKPFRDNIVQGALTNGSGWEDYIYSNPVESGLFWKTTRYQLAVGSDGKQYIVCSGMFRNNSE from the coding sequence ATGCATCGTAAATATCTGCATATTTCAATTTTAGTGATTTTTACTGTATCTCTACTTATTATACCCATAGTAGCGGATGAATCGAATGATGAATTTCAAGGCCTTGCCTGGGTGACTGAAGAATATCCTCCCTATACATTCATAGACAACGGGACACCTTCAGGATTGATGGTTGATATGGTTACTGCTATATCCAGAAAGGCAGGGTATGAACTTCCCAAACAGTCAAATCATTTTCTCCCCTGGAATGAAGCATATCAAAAGGCCCTTACCAAACCTGGGACCGTGATTTTTTCCATTGCCCGGACACCGGAACGAGAGAACCTCTTTTCATGGGTGGGGCCAGTGGTTTCATCTGATATTGCCTTGTATTCCTCCAGGGACAGGAACATCACCCTCCATGATAGGAAAGAACTGGCAAACTATACTATTGGGACGATTACGGACGATGTAACCATTGACTTCCTGGTTGATGCTGGTGTTCGTAAGGATTCAATTGTCACACGCTCTGACCCCTATGAACTCATACATTATCTTGATGATGGCACAATTGATCTCTTTGCCTACGGAAATATTGCCGCAGAATACCATATTAAAAATGCAACTGGAAATCCCGGATTTTATAAAATATCGGCCAAAATAGGGACATTCCCTATATATATCGGATTCAGTGCAGGAACCCCGGAGAACCTAGTAAAAAAATTCCAGAATGCATTTGAAACATTAAACAAAACACCAGATAACGGAGAGATAAGTGAAACAGAAAGAATACTTTCTTCATGGTTACTGGATGAAAACCTCAAACACCTGGAATATCTTACCGAAGGGTACTACCCGTACACGTTCATGGAAGATGGAATTCCTAAGGGAATATCAATTGATATTTTACATGAAGTATTTTCACGGTATGGTATCACGATTCCATCCGAACGGTTTACCTTTGGTACATGGGAGGAGGTATATCAGAAAACCCTGACACAGAATAACACTGCTTTGTGCATCATTGCCCGGTCTCCGGAACGAGAAGACTTGTTCCAATGGGCCGGCCCAATTGATAAGACATCAAATGTCGTATTTTCTCGTCAAGATTCTGCAGATGAGTTCAAAAACAAAACACTGGAGGAGATGAAGATAGGGGCGATAACTGATGATATTGCTACAATTGCCCTCATCAACTCCGGAGGAAAAGACATTATCTATTCTACTGATCCAAAGGAACTTATTAAAAAACTCGAGAGCGGTGAGATAGACGGGTGGGCATATGCCTCTATGCCCGGATATCAGTTAATAAACAAATATGCCTCTGATCCGGATTCTATTGTACCAGTTCATTCATTACAGACCTATGACTATTACATCGCTTTTAACAAAAATACGACACCACAGGTTGTGCAGGCATTCCAGGATATGTTGGACATTATCCGAACAGAAAAGGACCAGACCGGAGTGAGCACATATGATTATATCATGTACCGGTATGTTGATCCAGTCTATTCTGAATCATCTATAACTCCACAGGATGTGACTGACCTGGTAAACCAGACTGCGACAGATCTTGCCCGTGATGCTCCAGGAACTATAAAAAACATAAACGCAGGTCTTGCACCATATCGGAATGCAGAACGTCCGGATCTCTACGTGTTCATGTATGATACAGCAGTCAACATGGTTGCCCATGCAGATAACATCAGAATGGTCGGAGCAAATTATCACAATAAAACAGACGTTGCCGGAAAACCCTTCAGAGATAATATTGTACAGGGAGCTCTTACGAATGGCTCTGGATGGGAGGATTATATTTACAGTAATCCGGTTGAAAGCGGCCTTTTCTGGAAGACAACCAGGTATCAACTCGCCGTAGGGAGTGACGGAAAACAGTATATCGTATGCTCAGGCATGTTCAGGAATAATTCTGAATAA
- the tnpC gene encoding IS66 family transposase produces the protein MDFPEELKAKILECPPEVIAYIVHLHERIDQLESRVKELESRLNLNSRNSGKPPSSDGYAKKNRNKSDSRKKYPGGQPGHKGTTLRQSPHPDHIEYHKPHECSKCGHSLVSGKILGIEKRQVFDLPPPPTIEITEHQSFTICCPHCGLKTSGDFPEDVTHPVQYGSRVKSYLTYFSHHQLIPYERVTEICSVLFGFSVSPGTIVNLTHNLAKKLQSFKDDIVNVLQNEPVIHNDETGVRVEGKLHWLHVTCTPNLTHYSLQRKRGKEGMDNIGILPEFHGISVHDFWGPYLSYSCEHSFCCAHIIRELIRVEEETSQKWPYDLIELLLGAKENKEIFHGVGVPIPPIIRTSLMESYDELIQIGLDENPPPVVDEVKRGRKKKGFVRNLLERLKEWRESVLRFINDPLVPFDNNQAERDIRMMKVKMKISGGFRSFDTASAIALIRSYISTIRKNGINVIEGIVSAFHNFPWSPNRTKDISGESLLSQNLALA, from the coding sequence ATGGACTTTCCAGAAGAACTCAAAGCCAAAATACTTGAATGTCCTCCTGAAGTAATTGCATATATTGTTCACCTACATGAAAGAATTGATCAATTAGAATCCAGAGTCAAAGAACTCGAATCCAGGCTAAACCTCAATAGTCGAAATAGCGGAAAACCACCATCTTCTGATGGGTATGCTAAAAAGAATCGAAATAAATCAGATTCTCGAAAGAAATATCCGGGAGGTCAACCCGGCCATAAAGGGACAACCTTAAGGCAGAGTCCTCATCCAGATCATATCGAATATCATAAACCTCATGAATGCTCCAAATGTGGACATAGCCTTGTTTCTGGAAAAATACTCGGCATTGAAAAAAGACAGGTTTTTGATCTTCCCCCTCCTCCCACAATCGAGATAACAGAACATCAGTCTTTCACTATCTGCTGTCCTCATTGTGGTTTAAAAACATCAGGGGATTTTCCCGAAGATGTTACACATCCAGTTCAATATGGATCCAGAGTCAAATCTTATCTGACCTATTTTTCTCATCATCAATTAATCCCTTATGAACGAGTAACTGAAATCTGCTCAGTTCTTTTCGGTTTTTCTGTTAGTCCTGGAACAATCGTAAATTTAACTCACAATCTAGCGAAGAAATTACAATCATTTAAGGATGATATTGTAAACGTTCTTCAAAATGAGCCCGTAATCCATAATGATGAAACTGGAGTCAGAGTAGAAGGAAAACTTCATTGGCTTCATGTGACCTGTACTCCTAACCTAACTCATTATTCCCTTCAGAGAAAAAGAGGTAAAGAAGGAATGGATAATATTGGAATCCTTCCTGAATTTCATGGGATTAGTGTTCATGATTTCTGGGGTCCTTATCTTTCCTATTCCTGCGAACACAGTTTTTGTTGTGCTCATATTATCCGAGAACTCATCCGGGTTGAAGAAGAAACCTCTCAAAAATGGCCTTATGATCTTATTGAGTTATTATTAGGGGCAAAAGAAAACAAAGAGATATTTCATGGAGTTGGGGTTCCTATTCCTCCAATCATTCGTACCAGTCTGATGGAGTCATACGATGAATTGATACAGATAGGACTGGATGAAAATCCTCCACCGGTTGTAGATGAAGTAAAAAGGGGCAGGAAGAAAAAGGGATTTGTACGAAACTTACTCGAAAGGCTAAAAGAGTGGAGAGAGAGTGTGTTGAGATTTATAAATGATCCTCTCGTTCCATTCGACAATAATCAGGCCGAGAGAGATATTCGTATGATGAAGGTAAAAATGAAAATATCAGGTGGATTTAGAAGCTTCGATACAGCCAGTGCGATTGCTCTGATCAGAAGTTACATCTCAACTATAAGAAAAAATGGAATTAATGTTATTGAAGGAATTGTTTCAGCATTTCATAATTTTCCATGGTCACCAAATAGAACCAAAGATATTAGTGGAGAGTCGTTACTCTCTCAAAATCTTGCATTAGCCTAA
- a CDS encoding PAS domain S-box protein: MDMEQKKILSTLSHTKKPLNIKDIAEFCGINRHTVARKLDTLEILGRVRKIEIGSAKKYTLVEAVPVSSLIDISNDLIIILNEKWEVQYMNKSALNFFHLSDQPVIGKRIDFLRLEIFSSFEVIQGLKEFSFQKVTKIELEIQKNGLDHWYEITIMNISLRPGSLYIAVIASNITEKVITRRKLIENEAMYRSLFENAPIPINEADYSQVKQFIDILKESGIDDIRAYFDKNPDEIKKCNLLVKVRNINKKSQEDYRVIDGEYTKIMEYLNPHLTKETMENFKDLYIALYEGSNFYHFPSSIITSKGKIRHFSNYVSDASPQNDLSRIYISYLDVTEQKEQQLQLLQNNKDLIGVTEEVIAHDAEIKVQIDELNNQRIDAEKRSILFTHLLNVTHIPIIIFDSSMIITWVSTEMIDFCGYSDIGLHGKNIRILFSDNHGFEQFCQFISHSELVGRHTKTSLLHVSGKTLSVLWHHVGNIDLSDGKRIYATMVQKIDS, from the coding sequence ATGGATATGGAACAGAAAAAAATTCTATCCACCCTGTCTCATACAAAAAAACCATTAAATATCAAAGACATTGCTGAATTTTGTGGCATTAATAGGCATACTGTTGCAAGAAAACTGGATACGTTAGAGATTCTCGGCAGAGTTAGAAAGATAGAGATAGGGAGTGCAAAAAAATATACTCTTGTAGAAGCTGTGCCTGTTTCTAGTTTAATTGATATCAGCAATGATTTAATTATTATTTTGAATGAAAAATGGGAAGTGCAGTATATGAATAAATCTGCATTAAACTTTTTTCACCTGTCAGATCAACCAGTGATTGGGAAAAGGATTGACTTTCTGCGTTTGGAGATTTTTTCATCGTTTGAAGTCATCCAAGGGTTAAAAGAGTTTTCTTTCCAGAAGGTCACAAAAATAGAACTTGAAATACAAAAAAATGGGCTTGATCACTGGTATGAAATAACCATTATGAATATATCATTAAGACCTGGTTCCCTTTACATCGCTGTAATCGCTTCAAATATTACTGAAAAGGTAATAACTAGAAGAAAATTAATTGAAAATGAGGCAATGTACCGATCACTTTTTGAAAATGCCCCGATACCTATTAATGAAGCAGATTATTCTCAGGTAAAACAGTTTATTGACATACTAAAAGAATCAGGAATTGATGATATCAGGGCTTATTTTGATAAGAATCCTGATGAGATCAAAAAATGCAATCTTCTTGTAAAGGTTCGTAATATAAATAAAAAAAGTCAGGAAGATTATCGGGTCATAGATGGTGAGTATACGAAAATAATGGAATATCTGAATCCTCATCTCACAAAAGAAACGATGGAAAATTTTAAGGATCTGTATATTGCTCTCTATGAAGGTTCAAATTTTTATCATTTCCCATCATCAATTATTACTTCAAAAGGGAAAATCAGACATTTCTCTAATTATGTTTCAGATGCATCACCACAGAATGATCTGTCAAGAATATATATCTCATATCTGGATGTCACCGAACAAAAAGAGCAACAATTACAGTTACTTCAAAATAATAAAGATCTTATCGGGGTAACCGAAGAAGTAATTGCCCATGATGCTGAAATTAAGGTTCAGATAGATGAGTTGAATAATCAACGTATTGATGCTGAAAAACGTTCCATCCTGTTCACGCACCTTTTAAATGTCACCCATATCCCTATCATCATATTTGATTCATCAATGATAATCACCTGGGTAAGTACTGAAATGATTGATTTTTGTGGTTATTCAGATATTGGCCTTCATGGAAAAAACATCCGGATATTATTTTCCGACAATCATGGATTTGAACAATTCTGCCAGTTCATTTCACATAGTGAATTGGTTGGAAGACATACCAAAACATCTCTCTTACATGTGTCAGGGAAAACCCTATCTGTTCTGTGGCATCATGTGGGAAATATTGACTTATCAGATGGAAAAAGGATCTATGCAACGATGGTTCAAAAAATTGATTCATAA
- a CDS encoding PAS domain-containing protein, translating to MRKNEELGSAYEEIISTEEELRQNYDKLIEQERKLNENERKLRMIVDHIPGIVLTTDTTMRLKSIFGAGLEKIGLLPNEGIGKSIEEIIPHADKEMVHAHHLALKGMDSSIEAVYGDRNTLLYTSPIYDAQNTITGTIGIAIDITEQKTLERERKNLLIQLEQNLIELAVLNDKIRNPLTVIATLVDMYAPDIEVPISQCIREIDDIISNLDKRWMESEKTINFLQKHYGIGNL from the coding sequence TTGCGAAAAAATGAAGAATTAGGATCTGCATATGAGGAGATCATCTCTACAGAAGAAGAGCTCAGGCAGAATTATGATAAACTGATTGAACAAGAGAGAAAACTGAACGAAAATGAAAGAAAACTGCGAATGATTGTAGATCACATTCCTGGTATTGTATTGACCACTGATACCACTATGCGATTAAAAAGCATTTTTGGTGCAGGTCTTGAAAAAATCGGCCTGTTACCCAATGAGGGTATTGGAAAGAGCATTGAAGAAATTATCCCTCATGCTGATAAAGAAATGGTTCATGCTCATCATCTTGCCCTTAAAGGCATGGACTCCTCTATCGAAGCGGTATATGGAGACAGAAATACGTTATTATATACTTCGCCGATTTATGATGCCCAAAACACGATTACCGGAACAATCGGTATTGCAATTGATATCACCGAACAAAAAACTTTAGAAAGGGAACGAAAAAACCTCCTGATTCAATTGGAACAAAATCTTATTGAACTCGCAGTTTTAAATGATAAAATCCGAAATCCCCTGACAGTGATAGCAACTCTCGTTGATATGTATGCCCCTGATATTGAAGTTCCGATAAGCCAATGTATTCGGGAAATTGATGATATTATCTCAAATTTGGATAAAAGATGGATGGAATCAGAAAAAACCATTAATTTTCTGCAAAAACATTATGGTATCGGGAATCTCTAA